gatgcaatgggcatgaatttgagcaaattccaggagacggtgaaggacaggtaagcctggtgtgctgcagtccgtgaagtcgcagagttggacacgactgagtgactgaacaacagcgtgATGCCACTTTTATACACTAGAGGATATGCTGTTTTGTTTCACTGATTCGTCTGAATATTCTGGCGTTAGTACAAAACTGTTTAGTGATTCATTACTTTAAAAGTAGTATCCagggacttcccggtggtccagtggctaagcccccacacttccaatgcagtggatacagattccatccctggtcaggaaattaggatcccacatgctggctgtgcagccaaaataaaaagacaatgaaaaaaacaacaaaaaaaagatagTATCCACAAAGAAATAAATCCTTGTGTATATGGTCAAACAATTTTGGACAGAAGTATCAAGATCATTAATTGGGGAAGacagccttttcaacaaatagtgttgggaaaactgttATACACATGCATGAAAGTTAGACCCTTACCTTACACCAAATACAAAAGTCAATTCAAAAAGAATCAAAGACCCTCACATAAAACCTAAaactaaaactcttagaagaaaacagggcGAAAGCCtcatgacattggatttggcaatgatttcttggatatgacactgaagacacaggcaacaaaagaaaaaattgactgactgctgctgctgctgctaagtcgcttcagtcatgtccgactctgtgtgaccccacagacggaagcccaccaggctcccccatccctgggattctccaggcaagaacactggagtggtttgccatttggacttcatcaaaattgaaaacttttgcATCAATGGTCCTCTGGCCAGAGGTGGAAGAGATGATGGAAACTGAGGATTTTAATAAACAGGGTAACTGTAAATAACGAGGAGGTCTCTGGAGGAAATAAACTGGGTGATAAATCAGGAAGTATTTTATCCACTTATGGTATTACAACAAAAACACCATAGACTTGagatttttacaaataaatttatttcatatggttctggaggctgttgttcagtcactaagtcgtgtctgactcttttgtgacactgtggcccaccagggtcctctgtccatgggatttcccaggcaagaatgctagagtgggttgccgtttccttctctaggggatcttctgacccagggatcaaacctgcatcgcCTACATTGAtcggcggattccttaccactgagccacccttctggaggctagaagtccaaactCAAGGCATCTGCAGATtcggtgtctggtgagagcctgcttcctggttcatggaCGGCTATCTCTGCACTGTGTTCTCATATGACAGAAGGGACCAGGCAGTTCTCGGGGCTCTTATAAGGACCCTaatcattcatgagggctccactctcatgacaTAATCACCTTCCAAAGATtctacctccaaataccatcacactggggatcaGATTTCAACTAATGAATTCTTGGCAAGGAACACATACATTTAGTCTATACCAGAGAGTTCTCAGGAAAGGCCACTTTAGATTGGACCCTAGTGGAAGCCGTGCCTGTGGAGGTGACCTCTGAGCTGTAACCTGTAGGAGGAAGACTGGGCCATGGAAAAAGGCTGGCAGTGGGCTCATCTAGAGGAAAAATCCATAGGGTggagtattttaaaaactcattttcctGAGCTAAGAAGTGTAATTGAGATAAGCACTTGATACTTTGCCACCATGGGCTTGTACAGATTCATCCATCCTTCAAATCATGCAGGATTTTGATGTGGGAAATAAGAAACGTGGGCTTTAAGACAGCCCTGAGAGTAACTGTGTAAAAGagagcatattttaaaagaattatcctCCTGCCTGGAGATCATGCTTATATGTGgccatctctctctttctggagGTCTGTTCCCTCTTCCACTTCCTAACTTGACATCTGGTAAGAAAGAATTTTGCTTAGCAACTGAAATAAAACCCCCAAAACCCAGAAGTGACACTATcttagttaaaattaaaagtttaataaaaacatcaaaaattaTGTTCACAATGAGGACTAAAAGTAGGTATCAGGCAGAATTACCAAACAAAGTACTATTCTTTTTACACTTCAAGTAAATCATAAAGTACAAAATCGTAAAACATCAACACATGGGAGGAAAGCACTAAGTCTTTGCAGTGATTTGCCATaaacagatgtttttaaaatgctacaGTTTAAGGCattatttaaagtttaataaACATCTTATTTCAACATACTCTCACAGAATAGTTTTTTTCCTCAAATTAGCTGCAAACTGTTTAGGGAatactgaaaatgtatttataaatcgAGGAGTAATAAATTTGCTAATGCAAAGTTAATAGTGCAATTCCAAAGCATATGCAATTTCAAATGAGGAACAAACTGCCCTGCTCATGACGCAGGGTAACCCACACCATCCATCCAAGATCTGCACAACAAACTCTCCATTCACTCACAGTGCCTAGGCATTTCATTCATtaggttttctattttaattaacaaaaaatgCTCAAGGCACCTAAAGATTGGCCTGTATGTCATTTATCCATGTTGAAAATGCAGAGAGATAGGCTGCTATGGGATCTAGTGGAGGAAGTACCAAGAAGTGGTACAGGAAGAACTCTCCTGTTATAAACTGGTAGGTTTGAAACAAACAGTGGTACTTCTTATTAATAACTACACAAAGTCCTTAGCTTCTCTAAGCTTGAGCTTCATAGCTACAAAATATCATCCTGTGACTGGACAGTCTGTAAGAATTACATAAGTATTCAACTGAAGCATAAAATATGTTGCCAGAATGAGGAAGGCTCAAAAAGAACAGCTGCTCATATTATATCACGATTCCTTCTATATACGGAATATAATGGGAGAATAAAGGAAAGGCCTGGCCACTTTTGGGGCATGTTCTCTGTGGATAGGTCTGCTCTTCACTGTCTAGGACTGCTCAGACATTTATCATCCTGGCTTCGTGGCAGCAAAAAAGGCCAGTAGCACCCCCATGATTATGATAACGAAAAACACACCCCCATATTTCCAAACACCTCCTGAAAGAGGGCGTTACCTTTTTCGAGAACTGCTCTTTCAGAAGGAGCTTATTTATTAAGAAACAATTTAGTTATCTTAATAAGCAAAAGAATGCCTTCCTGTCTTTGTGAGTCTTCAAGGATGAGATATGTTAGGCCtagtggcaggaaggaagaacagGAAAGGAACGTGCAGTACAGCTCAAATCCTTCCCTTATTAATCCTAGTATCAAAATTCCTGAGCTCACTATTCAGGGCTCAAGTTAAAAGCTAGAGCTACATCCTTGTGGGTAAAGACAGCAGAAAGGAATCCTGCCATGAAGCCACTTCTTCATCTAGGCTCACTGTTGATGTAGTTGAAAGAGAAGGCAAACATATACATTCAGACCATATCCATTCCTCAACATACTGAACAAGGGTTCTCTTCATCCTATGTCtacaaaaagtaaaaactaaaatcGTAAAAGGGTAATGATAACAAGTCCCTTAAAACTGACATAAACTCTGTTCCAAGATAAGTTCTAATTCATTGTCACTCAAGCCCACATCCTTCTCTGATGAAGTATTAAAGTCTGAACACCACTTTCATGTTGCCATGGGTCTTAAACAGGTAGGTCTTCCTTCTCCCGGATTTGTTCTCCAGAACTTAACAGCATCTTAGTGATGTCAGTAAAGATATGGGGCATTTGACCATCGTTCAAGCCGAGATGAGTGTCtgcagtagctcagtggtaaagaatctgcctgcaatgcaggagccgcaggagacccaggtttgatccgtgggtctggacgatcccctggagaagggaatggcaacccattctagtattcttgtctggagaatcgcatggacacaggagcctggcgggcagtccataggatcacagagttggagaccactgaagtgacttagcatgcacacatgcatgccaaGATATGAGGCAGGTTTTGTTACCACTGCCTTCCATGTGAAAAGACTGAGGCACTGAGAGATGAGATGAAATGCCCACTGGTGGAGCCCACTGGGCATAAAAATCCATATTGCCTGCTTCCCCATCCACTACTTTGGTCGCAATCCCCCAAGTCACATGCATTACTGAAATGGCTGAAGTTTCCTGCAGAGGAACCCCCCCTCAAAAGCAAAAGTCCCCATGTTCGACCCTCTTTCCAATCTCTCTCTGATCTGAGGCCAACCTAGATTTTCAGAGTTGCCAGATCCACTGTCAATTACAGAAGGAAGGCTGTTTAGAAGGATGTGTATTTACATTCTCTGCACCATCTCTTCATGGATATGTTCTTTATCTCTTTGAAATGATTATATTAAATGGATGTGGGGCTAAAGTTAGACCATATTTCCCAGTCAGGATTGGCTTTGAATCCTTAGGCAAAACAAACGTGAAACTCTGCATCAGGCTCACGAACATCAGGAACAACTCCATCTTTGCCAGCTGCTCTCCCATACACACCCGCTTCCCTAAAAATAAGACCAGAAAAAAGGGATTACAAGACCACCCCTTTTCCTACCTCAAAAGGGATACATTTATACAAAAACTCTAAATTGAGTGTTTTAAAGGCAGACACTGAGAAGTTTGAAATAAAATTGCCACATATACCCCAGGGCTTCCCATAGTCTATTAGAATTTTTACCAAGTTCACATTTTAGCTGACTCCTCACAAAAATCTATGCTCATCCTAGATAGAAACTGGAGATGGACCCAACAAGGCGGGCTACCTCGTCTCCTCCTCCATACCTACTTATCTCTTTCCCTGCTCTTACCTGGAAGACTGAAGAGAAGAGACATCCCGTGAGAATCTCCGGAGCATTCCTTTTCTATAGAAAGAAGCCTCCTTGCCCTCATCTAGGGACCTAAAAGAGTAACTGCTGAGATCAGAGATCCCACCCTCTTACCCACCATTCAGGCAGGTCGAAAGCTGCTCTTAACTCTAATAGTTCTCTGGGACTTCAACAATCACCTGGACAACGCAAAAAGGAAGATTTCTAGTCACGTTTAACGATTTAAAATcaactgctttcattttttttaatatgaaatgaaCATAGTGGAGATGCATTATCTAAATTATTTCTCTCATATATTGGCTTGTCAAgaaagacacatttttaaaacaatatcatGAAATAATAAAAGATTCTTCTGGTTCTACTTCTTTCTTAATTataccattaagaaaataaaagtttaactGACCTATCCCAAAAGGAATAAACGTTTCCTTTTTAATAAGTTGTCCTTGATCATCCAGAAATCGATCAGGGTAGAAATCATTTGGTTTCTCCCAGATGGCTGGGTCTCTGTGTACTGACCATAGGTTGGGTAATATTATTGTGCCTTTAGGAATGGTAAAACCTTGGAGcactaaaacagaacaaaaccacaAAATCATTCAACATGCTTTTACTAATAGCTCTCAGTAAACATCACTGTTTGAAAAAAAAGAGCTAGTTATGTATCTAGGTTCTTAAGCTGCTGAGAGTAAACTTTCAGGTACTTTGAGGGCAGGGAAAAGACCTCATTAACTGTCATAGTCTCCACACGATCCCTAGACTCAGCCTAAGACAGAGCACAGGAGCTGCTCTGATGCATGCTGAGTTAATAAACCCAATCaaaccattaaaaattataattaagagaaacattaaaatagaaatcatGTGGCATGTCAAGTAAACTGTtccaaaaaattataaattcctccctggtggctcagtggtgaagaacccacctgccaatgcacgaggcacaggtttgatccctgggttgggaagatcccctggaagagggcatggtaacccactcctgtattcttgactggaaaatcccatggacagaggagcctggcagccacactccatggagtcacaaagagtcaaacataacttagcaactaaactcagatggtaaagaatctgcccgcaatgcaggagacctgtatttgatcctgggtcgggaagatcccctggagaagggaatagctacccactccattcttgtctggagaattccatggacagaggagcctggcaggctacagtccacagagtcgcaaagagtcagacatgacttgagcgactttcacttctcttcacttcagacaactgtaatttttatatataatttacagCTCACAGTCTTTTATGTCCACACAACAATGCAATGAAGAAGGTAAACTAAAAGGATATAACAGGACATCAGCACTGGCTCTCACCAGCTGACAAGATCATATGTACTTTAAACAATGCCCCAAAGATGCCGCACATACTTGGTATCTAATTTCCACCCAACTGTTGAGTGATCCAATGTCATTTATAAGTGATTGCCTCCTACAATTGTCTTATAAGTAGATGCAAGGCCATTTCATCACAGGCTGTCTCCAGAGGACAACTCCTGGCTATGAAGGACATTTACAGTCTGAGAGCCTGTATGTCACTGTAGATGAGAGGCTGAAACATGTGCCCTCAGAATCAGATGGGCTCTTCTAATTCTTCACCATTTGTGCTTCAGTTGCAGAATTGTTAAAAACGATGCAGGATAATTCCCAGTTGAACTCCTTAATTCCAAATTTAGGCTAGCTCTTCGGACCTCCAAGAACAGGAGGACTGAGAGGGACCTTTGTTAACTATTGTATCTGCCAATACAGCCACCTTAAAGGGAAGAATTTGCCTGACCAGTGTACATGAGCATGCTCTGAAGCCAAGAGAGCTGTTTACCAGTCAGCCAGTGCTGGAATGCCAGCCAGTACAGCAAACAGGGACAGCGAGGCTGAAGCATCCCCTGGACATTTGATTATCCATGACCATGCCAAACCCCGGCTGCACCCTCACCTCAGGTCCTCTGGGTGAAGGGGCTGGGTTCCCCTCAAGGGCATTCCGAGGAGGAAGGCCCTGGACTTGCCTGTTTTCTCTGAGGTCATGTGAGGGATGGAGAGCGGCACCACAGTGCTCAGCCTCTGCACCTCCATGATGGTGGCTTCTGTGTAGGGCATCTGTGCCTTGTCAGTGAGGGAGGGGGCGCGGTCAGCACCAATGACCCTTGCAATTTCTTCATGAATCTtttctatacaaaaaaaaaaaaaaggaaagcagaatcCAAAGGATAAGCCAGGAGAGACTGCCCTCCCATGCACACTTCCCATCACCACACCTGCCCAGCTGGGAAGTCGGCAATAGAAGCTGACTTAGCCTCCGTGAAATGAAGCACCGCTCAGATATCCCAGTAGAGGCAGCTGGTCCCAGGGACTCTGTACCAGCCTGGGACGCTTAATGGAGCATGGCACAGCAGACAGAGGGGCCAAGGGGAAGGTGCACTGGATTCAGGACCAGTCTGAATCACTCTCTCGTATCAGCTTAGAACTGGCTCTCTAAACTTTTACCTGTGATGACGTGTGACAGCTCAACATGACCCCCCCGTGACCCCACTTCTTGGTGGTCACATCTTTGTGCTGTCCCCTCCCACTTTATACCAAACTGGTCTCTGTTACCAATAGAATAGGGAGAAGTAGTGGTATGACCATTCTGAGCTTGGGTTAGAGTTGACCACCATGGCTTTTGTGTGGACCACTCACTCTCGAGTCATTCATTCTGGGAGAAGCTGGCAGCCAAGTCAAGGTCTGAAGGGTAAGGCCCGCCAGCAGTCATGTGGGTGAATCATCTTGCTAGAGGATCCTCTAGTCCTAGTCAAGTCTACAGGTATTTGTTACCCCAGCCACCATCATGATTGTAATTTCCTAAGAAATCCTATGCAGAACATCCAGCCTAAGCTGCTCCAAACTCCTGATCCTCAGAAACTATGTGACATAATGAATGGTTGTTAAGATGCTAAATTTTGGGATAATCTGCTACTCATCAATAGTTAATGAATATAGGTAGGCAAAATCCCATCTACAGTAGGCAGACAATGGTCCCCCAAGATGTCCATAATCCcttagaacctgtgaatatgctaTCTTATATGGTAAAGGGACTTGGATTAAACGAAGGACCTTAAGCTGGGGAGATTATGCTGGATTTTCTCGGTGTGCACAGTCTACTTACATGGGTTTTAAAATTGGAGAACTTTTTCCAGTTGAGTTTAGAATCAGAGGGAGATATGACTATGAAAAAATGGTCGGAGAGATACAAGATTGCTGGCTTCAAAATGGGAGCGACGGGGCCACCAGCCAAAGAAGCTGGAAATGGCAAGGAGATGGATTCTCCTCCAGAGTGTCCAGCAAGGCACGCAGCCCTGCCAATGTCTTGATTTTAGCTCActgagacagtgtcagacttctaAGGTACAGAACTCTAAGATAACAAATttgtgttaagtcactaagtgTGTGGTTATTTGTTGTAGGAGCAATGGAAAATGAATACACTTCTTCCCCCTGTCCTTCCACTGTGAACTTCCACTGATATTCACTACCTACTGGTATTGATGTGGTAgaactagctctgtgaccttgtgaAAATCACAGAACTCTGGGCCTCTGGTCTCACTTTCAAAAAAGATGCATGGGTTCAGATGATTATGATTCAACTCtaaaagagtcttctctaaagtTCTTTCTTCATCCTAGATTTCACACAGAATCAGACCTGTAGAGATTTAGAGCAGATGCATGCAAGCTGTGGCCTTAGTGCCACTGTCTAGAATCTTGGAGTTTCACTGTTAACACCTTACCAATTCCCTATGAGATGTAagcatttccattttgttttccagcCTGAAGATGTTGCTTATTGATAGGAGCCACAGGATCACCAAGGTTGTTGATCCTGATTTAAATATCCTGGTTTTGCCATGAATAAAGAAAACATCTGTTTATTACCTTGAATGTTGGGGTGCATTGACATATACAGGAGGCACCAAAGCAAAGAGTTAGTTGTGGTATCAGTGCCAGCAATGAAGAGATCGCCGATGATGTAAAATAAGTAATCTTCATCAAACCCactattgctattatttttcttctcctcctccacaTGGAGAAGATACATGTCTATGAAGTCCTGAGGGTTCTCTACATCCAAAGACTCTCGATGAtctttgatgatttttttaaggaaaatggtTAAATCCTTTTCAATCTGTCTTAATTCCTTAAATGGTCCAAAAGGAAGGTAATAAAGCCAGGAGCATATGTTGACCAGGAGGAGCTGGGTGTTCAGACAAACTTCTAATGCTCGTGACATAAAATTAAGCATTTGCTTAAATTCACTATTGGTGTAATCAAAGCGCCGACCAAAGCACAAAGAGCAAATGATGTTAGAGACGGCGTTGTTGACAATGGGGAAAGGATTGAAAGGGGCGTCTCCGTGCTTTTGCATTTCCTCTTTCACATATCTGAACTCCTCAATAATCTTGGGCTCCAAGCTAAGCTTTCCCAAGCCAAAATGACGAAGAGTTGAATGAGAGAACTTCCTCTGTTGTCTCCAGACTGGACCATAATGTGCAAATACAATCCCTgcaaaaagaaaaccaaggaaaGAAGGTGAGAGACAGCAAAGCTTGATTATTAACACTGAAGAGGACCAACCATAAAGTGGACTTGTACTTCTCAAGTCACTTGTGCAAAGCTCATATACGTATAGGTAAGGACCACCAGCCAAGAAGAACGACTGGCAAAATTTAGTTATCCAGATAGTGTATGTTTCtaataacaaaaattatatctaatttCACTAGAAAACTTTGCTAAAAAGCTTATTATTATAACTCCAGGTGAAATAAGAGAAAACGAGGTTCGATTTCTAGAGTTACCTaaatttcaaaatcttattttcttaaagtgaacCCAGACTTAGAAAATatctcaagctgctgctgctaagtcacttcagtcgtgtctgactctgtgcgaccccatagacggcagcccaccaggctcccccgtccctgggattctccaggcaagaacactggagtgggtcgccatttccttctccaatatctcAAGCTAGGTACACGCATATTCTAAACATTATGAACACAAGAAGCACAGTAACAGAGCGCACATGAGGGCAGGGATAATATCTGAGTTTGCTCCTCATTAAAATCCAAACTTCTGACATAGGGCTACATACAGAGGAGGAGCTTGTTAAGTATTCGCTGAATACGTGAATGACCCAACTGAATTAGAACggtgctcaccaaagcttggatCAAAGAACGGGCAAGTAATCTAAAATGTCTGTTGTTGCAAACAGCCCTAATTTAAAAGCCTCTGAACTCTAGGACATTCACAACCACAGCTTATTTGATTCTCACTTATGTTATACATCTTTCACCATCAACCCCAACAGAATTGCTCTCAGATTTTGTATCAAATTGTTCTCAAATATTCTTTGCTTCCTGTCACTTATTTCATCCTCCTCTTTTCCATGGTGTGCTTTATTGTTTCAGCCAGCTCTTCTTCCTTCCTATTTTTCATCTACTTCATTCCTGCTACCTTCAAGGACATGCTTCATTCACTTAACGAATATTtctgaatgcctactatgtaccagacactgGGATGCTGTGAATACAGCTGAGAATGAAATAAAGACCTCTCTCAGTGGTTAAGTCTGTCTATGTAAAatgattctcaaaaaaaaaaaaaagccatatggTCTGTTTTGAATGATCAGGTTCATATTCCTGACCGGGATCTTCCACACATCTGCTCAAATACGATATTCTTTCTAGGCCTTCTGTTTAGGTGTTTTATGACTCCCATTTGTCATCAACTACAAATTTTtgtaggggtttcccaggtggtgctagtggtaaagaacctgcttgccaatgcaggagacataatgagacatgggtttgatccctggggcgggaaaatcccctgcaggagggcagggcaacccactccaatattcttgcctggagaatctcatggacagaggagcctggcaggctacagtccacggggtcaaaaagaactgaacacaactgaagtgttgCAGCACAGCGTAGAAATCTTTTTGGACCTCCTGTGTTGAACCCATTTCCCTGGAAtctatgtctttttcttctttcactacTGAATTTTGTTGAAGCCTATCCTCTAGTAGTTTCCTGGGAAAGGATACATCAGAGACAGATTTTCTAAAGATTTTCAGCACATGTATTAATTGTACCTTTCCCCCTCCAtcagaattttgaaaacattgcTAACAGTATGTTGATGTGTcctaaaacacacacaccttcaatgtgactgctgctgctaagtcgagtcagtcgtgtctgactctgtgcgaccccaggcttcccagtccctgggattctccaggcaagaacactggagtgggttgccatttcctcctccaatgcatgaaagtgaaaagagaaagtgaagtcgctcagtcgtgtctgactgtagcgaccccatggactgcggcctaccaggctccttcgtccatgggattttcca
This is a stretch of genomic DNA from Bos mutus isolate GX-2022 chromosome 6, NWIPB_WYAK_1.1, whole genome shotgun sequence. It encodes these proteins:
- the CYP2U1 gene encoding cytochrome P450 2U1 isoform X2, which codes for MASPGLPQPPTEDAAWPLRLLHAPPGLLRLDPTGGALLLLVLAALLGWSWLWRLPERGIPPGPAPWPVVGNFGFVLLPRFLRRKSWPYRRARNGGMNASGQGVQLLLADLGRVYGNIFSFFIGHYLVVVLNDFHSVREALVQQAEVFSDRPRVPLTSIMTKGKGIVFAHYGPVWRQQRKFSHSTLRHFGLGKLSLEPKIIEEFRYVKEEMQKHGDAPFNPFPIVNNAVSNIICSLCFGRRFDYTNSEFKQMLNFMSRALEVCLNTQLLLVNICSWLYYLPFGPFKELRQIEKDLTIFLKKIIKDHRESLDVENPQDFIDMYLLHVEEEKKNNSNSGFDEDYLFYIIGDLFIAGTDTTTNSLLWCLLYMSMHPNIQVLQGFTIPKGTIILPNLWSVHRDPAIWEKPNDFYPDRFLDDQGQLIKKETFIPFGIGKRVCMGEQLAKMELFLMFVSLMQSFTFVLPKDSKPILTGKYGLTLAPHPFNIIISKR
- the CYP2U1 gene encoding cytochrome P450 2U1 isoform X1, translating into MASPGLPQPPTEDAAWPLRLLHAPPGLLRLDPTGGALLLLVLAALLGWSWLWRLPERGIPPGPAPWPVVGNFGFVLLPRFLRRKSWPYRRARNGGMNASGQGVQLLLADLGRVYGNIFSFFIGHYLVVVLNDFHSVREALVQQAEVFSDRPRVPLTSIMTKGKGIVFAHYGPVWRQQRKFSHSTLRHFGLGKLSLEPKIIEEFRYVKEEMQKHGDAPFNPFPIVNNAVSNIICSLCFGRRFDYTNSEFKQMLNFMSRALEVCLNTQLLLVNICSWLYYLPFGPFKELRQIEKDLTIFLKKIIKDHRESLDVENPQDFIDMYLLHVEEEKKNNSNSGFDEDYLFYIIGDLFIAGTDTTTNSLLWCLLYMSMHPNIQEKIHEEIARVIGADRAPSLTDKAQMPYTEATIMEVQRLSTVVPLSIPHMTSEKTVLQGFTIPKGTIILPNLWSVHRDPAIWEKPNDFYPDRFLDDQGQLIKKETFIPFGIGKRVCMGEQLAKMELFLMFVSLMQSFTFVLPKDSKPILTGKYGLTLAPHPFNIIISKR